Proteins encoded together in one Longimicrobium sp. window:
- a CDS encoding PadR family transcriptional regulator, which yields MTRTNTKLLQGTLDMLVLKALSLGPLHGYGVGQRIMQMSDEVLRVEEGSLYPALYRIEQQGWIESEWGTSENNQRARFYRLTPAGRRQLQVEAANWERLAGAVIKVMRTAQEAG from the coding sequence GTGACCAGGACGAACACCAAGCTGCTGCAGGGGACGCTCGACATGCTGGTGCTCAAGGCGCTCTCCCTGGGGCCGCTGCACGGCTACGGCGTCGGGCAGCGCATCATGCAGATGTCCGACGAGGTGCTCAGGGTCGAGGAAGGCTCGCTCTACCCGGCCCTCTACCGCATCGAGCAGCAGGGCTGGATCGAGTCGGAGTGGGGCACGTCGGAGAACAACCAGCGGGCGCGCTTCTACCGGCTGACCCCGGCCGGCCGCAGGCAGCTCCAGGTCGAGGCGGCGAACTGGGAGCGGCTCGCCGGGGCGGTCATCAAGGTGATGCGAACCGCGCAGGAGGCCGGATGA
- a CDS encoding fused MFS/spermidine synthase gives MSSEVPLIADPAVTTDAPVESRPAAAARTRAPAAVLVVFATAVFTSAFLLFLVQPMFGKMVLPLLGGSPAVWNTCMLFFQAALLGGYLYAHLSSERLGVRGQAALHLALLLAAALALPIGVAGAAPEGGRAPIPWLLLLMTTTVGLPFFVLSGTGPMLQRWFAASGHPGAANPYWLYAGSNLGSMLGLLGYPFLLEPRLRLAEQSGVWTLGYALLALLVAGCAAAVWRAQAPPARPAADDPTAADALPHSRTPALAHSAVGGWQRAVWVMLAFVPSSLLLGVTSYISTDLSAMALLWVVPLALYLLSFTLVFAPRQVIPHRWMVAVQPSILTLTAILLLFRYVSEPMLFIPLHLLGLFVTAMVCHGELARRRPAVRHLTEFYLWISVGGVLGGIFNVLVAPVVFPRVWEYPLVLALACLARPWPEEKRPVGWHAGTALAAFVFAGVLIAAVQPDAEQMSVVGIVVIGLVINLVAVVLQRAPLYLALCIGGMLLVRIWTSVQDDGTLLAARSFFGSYRVYEIGVRDRYHVLTHGSTLHGAQSLDPARRRDPITYYLRHGPVGRIFNGTPIVTGTRRIAIVGLGTGTTAAYAAEGEEWTYYEIDPGIEKIARNPAYFTYLADARAPIRVVLGDARLSLARETEPRYHLLWLDAFSSDAIPTHLLTREALDVYLRRLAPGGVIVFHLSNRYYDLEPVVGALVKERGLAARVGSGPDRRSGRYEQYATFLVAARTEADLGVLARDPRWKPPATRADVRPWTDDYSSLLSVFNW, from the coding sequence GGTGCAGCCGATGTTCGGGAAGATGGTGCTCCCGCTGCTGGGCGGCTCGCCGGCGGTGTGGAACACCTGCATGCTCTTCTTCCAGGCGGCGCTGCTGGGCGGCTACCTCTACGCCCACCTCTCCAGCGAGCGGCTGGGGGTGCGCGGGCAGGCGGCGCTCCATCTCGCCCTCCTCCTCGCCGCCGCGCTGGCGCTGCCGATCGGGGTGGCGGGCGCGGCGCCGGAGGGCGGCCGCGCGCCGATCCCGTGGCTCCTGCTGCTGATGACGACCACGGTGGGGCTGCCCTTCTTCGTGCTCTCCGGCACCGGGCCGATGCTGCAGCGCTGGTTCGCCGCGTCCGGCCACCCCGGCGCCGCGAACCCGTACTGGCTCTACGCCGGCAGCAACCTGGGGAGCATGCTGGGGCTGCTCGGCTACCCGTTCCTCCTGGAGCCGCGCCTGCGCCTGGCGGAGCAGAGCGGCGTGTGGACCCTCGGCTACGCGCTGCTCGCGCTCCTGGTCGCCGGGTGCGCGGCGGCCGTCTGGCGCGCCCAGGCGCCGCCGGCCCGGCCCGCCGCCGACGATCCGACCGCGGCCGACGCACTCCCGCACTCCCGCACTCCCGCACTCGCGCACTCCGCCGTAGGCGGATGGCAGCGCGCCGTCTGGGTGATGCTGGCCTTCGTCCCCTCCTCCCTGCTGCTGGGGGTGACGTCGTACATCTCCACCGACCTGTCGGCGATGGCGCTGCTGTGGGTGGTGCCGCTCGCGCTGTACCTGCTCAGCTTCACGCTGGTGTTCGCGCCGCGGCAGGTGATCCCGCACCGGTGGATGGTGGCGGTGCAGCCGTCGATCCTCACGCTCACGGCCATCCTCCTGCTCTTCCGCTACGTCAGCGAGCCGATGCTCTTCATCCCCCTGCACCTGCTGGGGCTCTTCGTCACCGCCATGGTCTGCCACGGCGAGCTGGCGCGGCGGCGGCCCGCGGTGCGGCACCTCACCGAGTTCTACCTGTGGATCTCGGTGGGCGGCGTGCTGGGCGGGATCTTCAACGTGCTGGTGGCGCCGGTCGTCTTCCCGCGCGTGTGGGAGTACCCGCTGGTGTTGGCGCTGGCGTGCCTGGCGCGGCCCTGGCCGGAGGAGAAGAGGCCCGTCGGCTGGCACGCGGGGACGGCGCTGGCCGCGTTCGTGTTCGCGGGCGTCCTGATCGCCGCCGTGCAGCCCGACGCGGAGCAGATGTCGGTGGTGGGGATCGTGGTGATCGGCCTGGTGATCAACCTGGTGGCCGTGGTGCTGCAGCGGGCGCCGCTCTACCTGGCGCTCTGCATCGGGGGGATGCTGCTGGTGCGGATCTGGACGTCGGTGCAGGACGACGGGACGCTCCTGGCCGCGCGCTCGTTCTTCGGCAGCTACCGCGTGTACGAGATCGGCGTCCGCGACCGCTACCACGTGCTGACGCACGGCTCCACGCTGCACGGCGCGCAGAGCCTGGACCCCGCGCGCCGCCGCGACCCCATCACCTACTACCTGCGCCACGGGCCGGTGGGGCGGATCTTCAACGGCACGCCGATCGTCACCGGCACGCGCCGCATCGCCATCGTCGGGCTCGGCACGGGGACCACGGCCGCGTACGCCGCCGAGGGCGAGGAGTGGACGTACTACGAGATCGACCCCGGCATCGAGAAGATCGCCCGCAACCCCGCGTACTTCACCTACCTCGCCGATGCCCGGGCGCCGATCCGCGTGGTGCTGGGCGACGCTCGGCTGTCGCTGGCGCGGGAGACGGAGCCCCGGTACCACCTCCTCTGGCTGGACGCGTTCAGCTCCGACGCCATTCCCACGCACCTGCTCACGCGCGAGGCGCTGGACGTGTACCTGCGGCGGCTGGCCCCCGGCGGCGTGATCGTCTTCCACCTGAGCAACCGCTACTACGACCTGGAGCCGGTGGTGGGGGCGCTGGTGAAGGAGCGCGGCCTGGCCGCGCGCGTGGGCAGCGGCCCCGACCGCCGCAGCGGCCGCTACGAGCAGTACGCCACCTTCCTGGTGGCCGCGCGCACCGAGGCGGACCTGGGCGTGCTGGCCCGCGACCCGCGCTGGAAGCCCCCCGCCACGCGAGCGGACGTGCGCCCCTGGACGGACGACTACTCCAGCCTGCTGAGCGTGTTCAACTGGTGA